The window AAAATGGCGGGAGTTGCGAACGTCATCGGCTCCTCCACCAATCCCACGCTGCCTTTCGGGCGGGACGCGGTCGCCGAGCACTACGGCATGATCGTCTCCGTCCACGATCTGAAGACGGACCTGCCCGGCGACGCCGCCATGGCCCGGGACCGCATCCGCGCGGGAACCATGGGCGCCGAGGACGTGCTGCACGACCTGGGCGCGATCGGCATCACCTCGTCCGACGCGCAGGGCATGGGACGCGCGGGCGAGACCGTCCGCCGTACCTTCGCCATGGCCGGGAAGATGAAGGCCGAGTTCGGCGCCCCGGACGAGCACGACAACGAGCGTGTCCTGCGCTACATGGCGAAGCTGACCATCAACCCGGCCATCGCGCACGGGCTTTCGCACGAGGTCGGGTCGATCGAGGTCGGCAAGCTCGCCGACCTCGTGCTGTGGAGCCCGGAGTACTTCGGCGCCAAGCCGCAGCTCGTCCTCAAGGCGGGCTTCCCGGCCTACGGCGTGGTCGGTGACCCCAACGCCGCGACCGACACCTGCGAACCGCTCGTCCTGGGCCCGCAGTTCGGCGCGTACGGCGCCACCCCAGCCGACATCTCCGTCGCGTTCGTCGCGCAGGCAGCCCTCGACCAGGGTGGCGACACCATGCCGACCCGGCGTCGCCGTGTCGCCGTGCGCGGCACCCGCGGTATCGGACCGGCTGACCTGCGCCTGAACTCCCGTACCGGAGCAGTCGATGTCGACCAGCGCACGGGCCTGGTGTCGCTGGACGGAGAGCCGCTGCGCTCGGAACCGGCCGACTCGGTCTCGCTGAACCGTCTCTACTTCCTCTAGGACCTTTGATGACCTTCCGTATGCCCCCCGAGTGGGCCCCGCACGAGCGCACCTGGATGGCCTGGCCGGGACCCAACCCGACCTTCACCAACGACGAGGAGCTGGCCGAGGCCCGCGCCGCCTGGGCATCCGTGGCCCGTGCCGTGCGCCGCTTCGAGCCGGTGACGGTGGTGCACGGCCCCGGTCAGGGCGAGTCGGCGCGCGAACTGCTCGGCCCGGAGGTCGACTTGGTGGAGCGCGAGCTCGACGACGCGTGGATGCGGGACATCGGCCCCACGTTTGTCACCGACGGTCGTGAACTGGCCGCCGTGGACTGGGTGTTCAACGGCTGGGGCGGCCAGGACTGGGCCCGCTGGGAGCACGACTCCAAGATCGCCCGCCATGTCGCGGACCTGGTGGGGGTGCCGGTGCTGTCCTCGCCGCTGGTCAACGAGGGCGGCGCGATCCACGTCGACGGCGAGGGCACGGTCCTGCTGACCGACACCGTCCAGCTCGGCTCCGGACGCAACCCCGGCTGGACCCGCGAGCAGGTCGAGGCGGAGATCCACGCCAAGCTCGGCACCACCAAGGCCATCTGGCTCCCGCACGGCCTGGCCGGCGACTACGGCAGGTACGGCACCCAGGGCCATGTCGACATCGTCGCGGCCTTCGCACGGCCCGGCACCGTGCTGGTGCACAGCCAGCGGAACCCCGCCCACCCGGACCACGTCCGCTCGCAGCTGTACATCGACATCCTGCGCGGCCAGACCGACGCGAAGGGCCGCCGCCTGGAGGTCGTCGAGATCCCCGCGCCCACTGTCCTGAGGGACGAGGAGGGCGACTGGGTCGACTACTCCTACATCAACCACTACCTCTGCAACGGCGGAGTCGTCCTGTGCGCCTTCGACGATCCCCATGACGAGCTGGCGGCCGGTATCTTCCGGCGGCTGTTCCCCGAGCGGACCGTGACCCTGGTCGACGCCCGTACCATCTTCGCTGGTGGTGGAGGCATCCACTGCATCACACAACAGCAGCCGAAGATCTAGGAGCCGTCGGATGGCCGGTGCGCGGAAGAACGCGCCGCCGCGGGAGGACGTCCTCGTCGCCGCCATGGAGATGATCGCCGAGCGCGGTCTGGAGAAGCTCACCATGGCGGCCCTCGGCCGCGAGGTCGGGATGAGCAGCGGGCATCTGCTCTACTACTTCGGCTCCAAGGACGAGCTGCTGCTACGGACCCTGGAGTGGAGCGAGGGCCGGCTCGGCGCCGAGCGCGGCCGGCTGCTGACCCGGAGCGCACCGGCCCGGGAGCGGCTCGATGCCTACGTCGATCTGTACGTCCCCGACGGCCATCGCGACCCGCACTGGACACTGTGGCTCGAGGTCTGGAACCGCTCGCAGAACGCCGACGACGACGCCCGCGACCGGCAGGCCGCGATCGAGGGCGCCTGGCACCGCGACCTGGTGGCCCTGCTGGCGGAGGGGGTGTCGCGCGGGGAGTTCCGGCCGGTCGACCCGGACCGTTTCGCGGCTCGCCTCAGGGCGCTCCTCGACGGCTTCTCCATCCATGTGGCGATCGGGCTGCGGGGCACGGACCGGGCGCAAGTTCTCGGCCACGTCAGGGAGTTCCTCCAGAACAGCCTCCTCGCGGACACCTGAGGGTGCGCCCGGGTTGTACTCAATTCGGGGGATTGACGCGGTGACGCGTGGTGCGTTTGCCTCGATGGAAGCCCTCGGCGCAGGGCCGGGGGAGAAGCAACACAGCATCACG of the Streptomyces sp. NBC_00287 genome contains:
- a CDS encoding agmatine deiminase family protein, with amino-acid sequence MTFRMPPEWAPHERTWMAWPGPNPTFTNDEELAEARAAWASVARAVRRFEPVTVVHGPGQGESARELLGPEVDLVERELDDAWMRDIGPTFVTDGRELAAVDWVFNGWGGQDWARWEHDSKIARHVADLVGVPVLSSPLVNEGGAIHVDGEGTVLLTDTVQLGSGRNPGWTREQVEAEIHAKLGTTKAIWLPHGLAGDYGRYGTQGHVDIVAAFARPGTVLVHSQRNPAHPDHVRSQLYIDILRGQTDAKGRRLEVVEIPAPTVLRDEEGDWVDYSYINHYLCNGGVVLCAFDDPHDELAAGIFRRLFPERTVTLVDARTIFAGGGGIHCITQQQPKI
- a CDS encoding TetR/AcrR family transcriptional regulator; this translates as MAGARKNAPPREDVLVAAMEMIAERGLEKLTMAALGREVGMSSGHLLYYFGSKDELLLRTLEWSEGRLGAERGRLLTRSAPARERLDAYVDLYVPDGHRDPHWTLWLEVWNRSQNADDDARDRQAAIEGAWHRDLVALLAEGVSRGEFRPVDPDRFAARLRALLDGFSIHVAIGLRGTDRAQVLGHVREFLQNSLLADT